Proteins encoded together in one Cicer arietinum cultivar CDC Frontier isolate Library 1 chromosome 4, Cicar.CDCFrontier_v2.0, whole genome shotgun sequence window:
- the LOC101491895 gene encoding uncharacterized protein isoform X2 has protein sequence MEELGGGAEKRRMKMKAMVAIDESDGSFYALKWALDNLFNVMTTTEATTSQNEGMLFLVHVEPIFHNYVHPIGPAGAAFYPASLVVDSVKKAQQEKSASILSRALQMCKDKLVKAESVILTGDPREMICQAAEQMQVDILIMGSRGLGTLKRAFLGSVSDYCAHHVKAPILIVKPPEGDHKKHS, from the exons ATGGAGGAATTAGGTGGAGGTGCAGAAAAGAGGAGGATGAAGATGAAAGCGATGGTTGCAATAGATGAGAGTGATGGGAGCTTTTATGCTCTTAAATGGGCCCTTGATAACCTCTTCAATGTCATGACTACTACGGAAGCAACAACATCTCAAAATGAGGGAATGTTGTTTCTTGTTCATGTTGAGCCCATTTTCCACAATTATGTTCACCCCATTGGACCAGCTGGTGCTG CTTTTTATCCAGCATCTCTAGTAGTGGATTCGGTGAAGAAAGCCCAGCAAGAAAAATCTGCTTCTATTCTTTCGCGGGCTTTGCAAATGTGCAAGGATAAACTG GTAAAAGCAGAAAGTGTGATTCTTACTGGAGATCCAAGGGAAATGATATGTCAGGCTGCAGAGCAGATGCAAGTTGATATCTTAATTATGGGTAGTCGTGGCCTTGGCACGCTCAAAAG GGCATTTCTTGGAAGTGTAAGTGATTATTGTGCACATCATGTAAAAGCACCTATTCTCATTGTGAAACCACCAGAGGGGGACCATAAAAAGCACTCCTAG
- the LOC101491895 gene encoding universal stress protein A-like protein isoform X1, protein MEELGGGAEKRRMKMKAMVAIDESDGSFYALKWALDNLFNVMTTTEATTSQNEGMLFLVHVEPIFHNYVHPIGPAGAVCPFTAFYPASLVVDSVKKAQQEKSASILSRALQMCKDKLVKAESVILTGDPREMICQAAEQMQVDILIMGSRGLGTLKRAFLGSVSDYCAHHVKAPILIVKPPEGDHKKHS, encoded by the exons ATGGAGGAATTAGGTGGAGGTGCAGAAAAGAGGAGGATGAAGATGAAAGCGATGGTTGCAATAGATGAGAGTGATGGGAGCTTTTATGCTCTTAAATGGGCCCTTGATAACCTCTTCAATGTCATGACTACTACGGAAGCAACAACATCTCAAAATGAGGGAATGTTGTTTCTTGTTCATGTTGAGCCCATTTTCCACAATTATGTTCACCCCATTGGACCAGCTGGTGCTG TATGTCCCTTCACAGCTTTTTATCCAGCATCTCTAGTAGTGGATTCGGTGAAGAAAGCCCAGCAAGAAAAATCTGCTTCTATTCTTTCGCGGGCTTTGCAAATGTGCAAGGATAAACTG GTAAAAGCAGAAAGTGTGATTCTTACTGGAGATCCAAGGGAAATGATATGTCAGGCTGCAGAGCAGATGCAAGTTGATATCTTAATTATGGGTAGTCGTGGCCTTGGCACGCTCAAAAG GGCATTTCTTGGAAGTGTAAGTGATTATTGTGCACATCATGTAAAAGCACCTATTCTCATTGTGAAACCACCAGAGGGGGACCATAAAAAGCACTCCTAG
- the LOC101489212 gene encoding uncharacterized protein → MHCKNMEEHFELNPNSVTELSESSTPSHEDDDTPVLSSQALAALKEFLSEQQSNSDAGDSEVSLLSEDWRLSQFWYDAETANTVSEEVLTLCNGVDSRVACIACPTLYAYLKKMDPNASVQLLEYDKRFEQYGSDYTFYDYNHPEELPSELKHSYKVIVVDPPYLSKECLEKVGETISFLRQPGESFLLLLTGEVQKERAAEILGLRPCGFRPHHSSKLGNEFRLFSNYDPGTRLGGWEK, encoded by the exons ATGCATTGCAAAAACATGGAGGAGCACTTTGAACTGAACCCTAACTCGGTGACCGAACTCAGTGAGTCCTCGACGCCATCTCACGAAGACGACGACACACCTGTTCTGAGCTCACAAGCTCTCGCCGCTCTCAAAGAATTTCTCTCCGAGCAGCAGAGTAACTCCGACGCGGGAGACTCCGAGGTTTCTCTTCTATCTGAAGATTGGAGACTGAGTCAGTTCTGGTACGATGCAGAAACTGCAAATACGGTTTCCGAAGAAGTTCTCACTCTCTGCAATGGCGTTGATTCTCGTGTTGCCTGCATCGCTTGCCCTACCCTCTATGCTTACCTCAAG aAAATGGATCCCAACGCTTCAGTGCAACTTCTTGAGTACGACAAACGTTTTGAGCAATATGGAAGTGATTATACGTTCTATGACTACAATCACCCTGAGGAGTTACCATCAGAATTGAAGCATTCGTACAAAGTTATAGTTGTTGATCCTCCTTACTTG AGCAAAGAGTGCTTGGAGAAAGTTGGTGAAACAATTTCTTTTCTCAGACAACCCGGAGAGTCATTTTTGCTTCTACTCACAG GTGAAGTGCAGAAAGAAAGGGCAGCTGAGATATTGGGCTTGCGTCCTTGTGGTTTTAGGCCTCATCATTCCAGCAAACTTGGAAATGAATTTCGGCTGTTCTCAAACTATGACCCTGGAACGAGACTAGGAGGGTGGGAAAAATAG
- the LOC101489534 gene encoding small ribosomal subunit protein uS7-like, whose protein sequence is MAEVIAEPVVVSDPSLIEVKLFNRWTFDDVQFSDMSLSDYIGVVSSKHATYVPHTAGRYSVKRFRKAQCPIVERLTNSLMMHGRNNGKKLKAVTIIRHAMEIIHLLTDLNPIQVIVDAVINSGPREDATRIGSAGVVRRQAVDISPLRRVNQAIYLLTTGAREAAFRNIKSIAECLADELINAAKGSSNSYAIKKKDEIERVAKANR, encoded by the exons ATGGCTGAAGTCATTGCCGAACCTGTCGTTGTTTCAGATCCCTCCCTTATCGAAGTCAAACTCTTCAACCGCTGGACCTTCGATGACGTTcag TTTTCTGATATGTCACTGAGTGATTACATTGGAGTTGTCTCATCGAAACATGCGACATATGTTCCACACACTGCTGGTAGATACTCTGTCAAGCGTTTCAGGAAGGCTCAGTGTCCAATTGTTGAGAGGCTTACAAATTCACTCATGATGCACGGTAGGAACAATGGAAAGAAGCTTAAGGCTGTCACAATCATTAGGCATGCTATGGAAATTATTCATTTGCTTACTGACCTGAACCCCATTCAAGTTATTGTTGATGCTGTCATTAACAG TGGTCCTCGTGAAGATGCAACCCGTATTGGTTCTGCTGGAGTTGTAAGGAGACAGGCTGTGGATATCTCACCCCTTCGTCGTGTGAACCAAGCCATCTATCTTTTAACTACTGGTGCACGTGAAGCTGCTTTCAGAAATATTAAGTCAATTGCTGAATGTCTTGCAGATGAACTTATTAATGCAGCAAAAGGTTCATCCAACAG TTATGCAATCaagaaaaaagatgaaattgagAGAGTTGCAAAGGCAAATCGTTGA
- the LOC101489853 gene encoding IQ domain-containing protein IQM6, with amino-acid sequence MMLEGSVSINGRELESMFSFRSPTTDTDHNDLFCKPISTKSIESYDDLSRSYSNLSEKSFYSPVLCEPQSHRDQAALKLQKVYKSFRTRRQLADCAVLAEQRWWRALDFAELKRSSISFFDIEKPETAVSRWSRARKRAAKVGKGLSKDKKARKLALQHWLEAIDPRHRYGHNLQFYYVQWLHCDSNQPFFYWLDIGEGKEFSSERCNRSKLQQQCIKYLGPEEREAYEVVIENGRLFYKHSGIPVESTRDAKWIFVLSTSKILYVGQKNKGTFQHSSFLAGGATLSAGRLVVEDGVLKAVWPHSGHYLPTEENFQEFVSFLMENNVDLTDVKKNPDEDDETVKMNQEVVLRGKSSKDNLSPKVETKSSNNSLTEERNEGSSNDDSNSDPPLSRLSKRLGTKITRLEIPKRNNVIEIFGVVAVHFPTSKFYSPHIIESDAECGYETAEESFIEEEDFMVSKSNLFVEEQDKEEENPIPKEKIMKRIDSHKGMKSYQLANHLSTKWTTGAGPRIGCMRDYPPELQFFILEQQNLSPRTKVTAPSPRIPPLSRFSPHVGFPLPLVDSQTIL; translated from the exons ATGATGCTTGAAGGATCGGTTAGCATTAATGGGCGGGAGTTGGAGAGCATGTTTTCTTTTAGATCTCCCACAACAGATACAGATCATAATGACTTATTCTGTAAACCAATAAGCACAAAGAGTATAGAAAGTTACGATGATTTGTCGAGGTCATATAGTAACTTATCCGAAAAGAGCTTCTATTCCCCGGTATTGTGCGAACCGCAGAGTCATAGAGATCAGGCTGCACTTAAATTGCAAAAAGTTTACAAGAGTTTTCGAACAAGAAGGCAACTCGCAGATTGTGCAGTTCTTGCGGAGCAGAGatg GTGGAGGGCATTGGATTTTGCTGAACTAAAACGCAGTTCTATATCATTTTTTGACATCGAAAAACCTGAGACTGCCGTTTCGCGTTGGTCAAGGGCTAGAAAGAGAGCTGCCAAG GTTGGAAAAGGTCTATCCAAGGATAAGAAGGCGCGTAAACTCGCTTTGCAACACTGGTTAGAGGCA ATTGACCCTAGACATCGCTACGGCCATAATCTCCAATTTTATTATGTCCAGTGGCTACATTGTGACAGCAATCAACCTTTCTTTTATTG GCTTGATATTGGGGAAGGTAAGGAATTCAGTTCTGAGAGATGTAATAGATCAAAGCTTCAGCAGCAATGCATCAAGTATTTGGGTCCA GAGGAAAGAGAGGCTTATGAGGTAGTTATTGAGAATGGGAGACTCTTCTACAAACACAGTGGGATTCCAGTGGAAAGTACAAGAGATGCTAAGTGGATTTTTGTACTTAGTACGTCGAAGATTTTGTATGTTGGGCAGAAGAACAAGGGCACATTTCAACATTCAAGCTTCCTTGCAGGTGGAGCCACATTATCTGCTGGTAGATTAGTAGTTGAGGATGGTGTTCTTAAG GCAGTTTGGCCTCACAGTGGACATTATCTTCCAACAGAAGAAAATTTCCAAGAATTCGTGTCATTCCTTATGGAGAATAACGTGGACCTCACAGATGTAAAG AAAAACccagatgaagatgatgaaacaGTCAAAATGAACCAGGAAGTTGTTTTAAGAGgaaaatcttcaaaggacaaTTTATCTCCAAAAGTCGAAACCAAAAGTTCCAACAACTCATTAACTGAGGAGAGAAATGAGGGTTCAAGTAATGATGATTCAAACTCTGATCCACCCTTATCTAGATTATCAAAACGACTAGGAACTAAAATAACTAGACTCGAAATACCGAAAAGAAACAATGTGATTGAAATTTTCGGAGTAGTAGCAGTCCATTTTCCAACAAGCAAATTCTACTCTCCACATATAATAGAATCAGATGCAGAATGTGGTTATGAGACAGCAGAAGAATCGTTTATCGAAGAAGAAGACTTCATGGTTTCGAAATCGAACTTGTTTGTTGAAGAACAagacaaagaagaagaaaatcctATTCCAAAGGAAAAGATAATGAAGAGAATAGATTCACATAAAGGAATGAAATCATATCAGTTGGCAAATCATTTATCAACCAAATGGACAACAGGTGCTGGTCCTAGAATTGGTTGTATGAGAGATTATCCACCAGAGCTTCAATTTTTCATCCTTGAGCAACAAAATTTATCTCCAAGGACAAAAGTAACAGCTCCATCGCCTAGAATACCGCCGTTGTCTCGATTCAGTCCACATGTTGGTTTTCCTCTTCCTTTAGTTGATTCTCAAACTATTCTGTGA
- the FD gene encoding protein FLOWERINGUS D → MDPPPPSHVSSPQQNPNHDNIQSDSIPNFDQNPNPNLSHYLSLSVPKKRRRGRSQRNPSSFRSPFTLNASSLNNDLTSSIRNPPSSSTQFHDFSDEIIMINKEAKTEALIALSAGFPADSLSEEEIETGVIPVIGGIEQVNYTLIRNHIIAKWRENVSIWVNKKMFTDYIPQHYHSLLDSAYNYLLSHGYINFGVASPIKDKIPTEPSKPGVIIIGAGLAGLAAARQLMRFGFKVTVLEGRKRAGGRVYTKKMEVGNRVGAAADLGGSVLTGTLGNPLGIVARQLGDLLHKVRDKCPLYSVDGKPVNPDMDVKVESAFNRLLDKASRLRQLMGEVSVDVSLGAALETFRQVYKDAVNDEEMKLFNWHLANLEYANAGLLSHLSLAFWDQDDPYDMGGDHCFLPGGNGKLVQALAENVPILYEKTVHTIRYGSDGVQVNAGSQVFEGDMALCTVPLGVLKKGSIKFIPELPQRKLDGIKRLGFGLLNKVAMLFPHVFWEMDLDTFGHLSDDPSRRGEFFLFYSYATVAGGPLLIALVAGEAAHKFESMPPTDAVTKVLHILKGIYEPKGINVPEPIQTVCTRWGSDPFCFGSYSNVAVGASGDDYDILAESVGDGRLFFAGEATTRRYPATMHGAFLSGLREAANMAHHANIRSMNVKVEKPPSSAHSCASLLADLFREPDIEFGSFSIIFAQKNADPKSPAILRVTFGEPKKKYHEVAKQDQQQHSNKLLFQQLQSHFNQQQQLHVYTLLSRQQVLDLREVRGGDEMRLNYLCEKLGVKLVGRKGLGLNADSVIASIKAERGNRKPVSTSMSLKPGLSKIKAGIIKRKIIRKAKVVKKSNESIPRASMNVGSASRVSEENRIIDQVIPDVFVLGNNQNDLANSNP, encoded by the exons ATGGATCCTCCTCCACCTTCCCATGTATCATCACCTCAACAAAACCCTAACCATGATAATATTCAATCCGATTCAATCCCCAATTTCGAccaaaaccctaaccctaacctcAGCCACTACCTTTCTTTATCCGTCCCAAAGAAGAGAAGGCGCGGCAGATCCCAACGCAATCCGTCGTCGTTTCGTTCACCTTTCACTCTCAATGCCTCTTCTCTCAACAACGATCTCACCTCTTCAATCAGAAATCCACCCTCATCGTCGACGCAATTTCACGACTTCTCCGATGAGATTATTATGATAAACAAAGAAGCCAAAACGGAGGCATTGATCGCACTCAGCGCCGGTTTTCCGGCCGATTCGCTTTCGGAGGAAGAGATTGAAACCGGAGTTATCCCTGTCATCGGTGGAATCGAACAGGTGAATTACACTCTCATTAGGAACCACATTATTGCTAAATGGCGTGAGAATGTTTCGATTTGGGTTAATAAGAAAATGTTTACTGATTATATACCTCAACATTATCACTCACTTTTGGATTCTgcttataattatttgttatcaCATGGTTATATCAATTTTGGTGTTGCTTCGCCGATTAAGGATAAAATTCCGACCGAACCTAGTAAGCCTGGTGTGATTATAATTGGTGCTGGCCTTGCTGGGTTGGCTGCTGCGAGGCAGTTGATGCGGTTTGGGTTTAAAGTGACGGTGTTGGAAGGGAGGAAACGGGCTGGTGGACGGGTTTATACTAAGAAAATGGAGGTAGGGAATAGGGTGGGTGCAGCTGCTGATTTAGGTGGGAGTGTTTTGACAGGTACTTTAGGGAATCCTCTTGGGATTGTGGCTAGACAGTTAGGTGATTTGCTTCATAAGGTTAGAGATAAGTGTCCCCTTTATAGTGTGGATGGAAAGCCGGTTAACCCTGATATGGATGTGAAAGTTGAATCTGCTTTTAATCGTTTGTTAGACAAGGCAAGTAGGCTTCGGCAATTAATGGGGGAGGTATCTGTTGATGTGTCTCTTGGAGCAGCGTTGGAAACGTTTAGGCAAGTGTATAAGGATGCTGTGAATGATGAGGAGATGAAGTTGTTCAATTGGCATCTTGCAAATTTGGAATATGCAAATGCAGGTTTACTATCACATCTTTCACTTGCGTTTTGGGACCAAGATGATCCCTATGATATGGGAGGAGATCATTGTTTTTTGCCTGGAGGAAATGGAAAGCTGGTTCAAGCCCTGGCTGAGAATGTGCCAATTTTATATGAGAAAACCGTACATACGATTAGGTACGGAAGTGATGGAGTGCAGGTTAATGCAGGAAGTCAGGTATTTGAGGGTGATATGGCATTGTGTACTGTTCCGCTGGGTGTGTTGAAGAAAGGATCTATCAAATTTATACCAGAGTTGCCTCAAAGAAAACTTGATGGGATTAAAAGATTGGGTTTTGGTCTACTGAATAAGGTTGCTATGCTCTTTCCTCATGTGTTCTGGGAGATGGATCTTGATACATTTGGGCATCTTTCTGATGATCCAAGTCGTCGTGgggaattttttttgttttacagtTATGCAACAGTTGCTGGCGGTCCCCTGTTGATTGCTTTAGTGGCAGGAGAAGCTGCACATAAATTTGAGAGCATGCCCCCTACAGATGCAGTAACAAAGGTTCTTCATATTCTGAAGG GTATCTATGAACCAAAAGGAATCAATGTTCCTGAACCTATCCAAACTGTCTGTACTAGATGGGGTAGCGATCCCTTCTGCTTTGGTTCTTACTCTAATGTTGCAGTTGGAGCTTCAGGGGATGATTATGATATTTTAGCTGAAAGTGTGGGAGATGGTAGACTTTTTTTTGCTGGGGAAGCAACCACTAGGCGCTATCCTGCTACTATGCATGGGGCTTTTCTAAGTGGTCTAAGAGAAGCAGCAAATATGGCCCACCATGCTAATATTAGATCAATGAATGTGAAGGTTGAAAAGCCCCCTTCAAGCGCTCATTCTTGTGCTTCCCTTCTTGCAGATTTATTTAGAGAACCTGATATAGAATTTGGGAGTTTTTCTATCATTTTTGCTCAGAAGAATGCAGATCCAAAGTCACCTGCAATCTTGAGGGTAACATTTGGTGAGCCTAAAAAGAAGTATCACGAAGTTGCCAAACAAGACCAACAACAACACTCAAACAAATTACTTTTTCAGCAGCTTCAGTCACATTTTAATCAGCAGCAGCAGCTTCATGTTTACACTCTGCTGTCAAGACAACAGGTTCTTGATCTACGAGAAGTAAGGGGCGGTGATGAAATGAGATTGAATTACCTTTGTGAAAAGCTAGGAGTGAAGCTGGTGGGAAGAAAAGGATTGGGGCTGAATGCTGATTCTGTCATTGCTTCCATTAAAGCGGAGAGGGGCAATCGTAAACCTGTTTCAACCTCTATGTCTCTTAAACCAG GGTTGTCAAAGATAAAAGCAGGCATTATAAAGCGAAAGATAATCAG AAAGGCAAAGGTGGTGAAGAAAAGCAATGAATCCATACCCCGTGCAAGCATGAATGTAGGGAGTGCCAGTAGAGTATCAGAAGAGAATCGGATAATAGACCAAGTGATTCCTGATGTGTTTGTTTTAG GGAACAATCAAAATGACTTGGCAAACTCAAATCCATAA